A stretch of the Deinococcus reticulitermitis genome encodes the following:
- a CDS encoding metal ABC transporter solute-binding protein, Zn/Mn family: protein MKKWLVLTGLLGWNAAQAAPLPVSATTSILGDFVRVVGGARVKVNVIVPVGGDTHTFQPSTGVIRALSGSRLLFANGAGLEPWLPKLRAAAPQVPVKVLTAGLKLHRIEHHGEDHAGHDHGAADPHAWWDPQLAAGYVRNVQAALTALDPAGRATYANNAAAYLRQLRAVDASARAQFASLPAPRRKIVTNHDSLASFAARYGLEVVGAVIPGLSTEREPSARELAELARTVKRSGARVIFTENTTGARLAQTLARETGAKIAPPLYTDSLGPKGSAGESYLKALRHNVETVVAALK from the coding sequence ATGAAGAAGTGGTTGGTCTTGACAGGACTGCTCGGGTGGAACGCGGCCCAGGCGGCCCCGCTGCCGGTGAGCGCGACAACCAGCATCCTCGGGGACTTCGTGCGGGTGGTGGGCGGCGCGCGGGTGAAGGTGAACGTGATCGTGCCGGTGGGGGGCGATACCCACACCTTCCAGCCTTCGACCGGTGTGATTCGGGCGCTCTCGGGCAGCCGGCTGCTGTTCGCCAACGGCGCGGGCCTGGAGCCCTGGCTGCCCAAACTGCGCGCCGCCGCTCCCCAGGTGCCGGTCAAGGTCCTGACGGCGGGGCTGAAGCTGCACCGAATCGAGCACCACGGCGAAGACCACGCCGGGCATGACCACGGCGCGGCGGATCCGCACGCCTGGTGGGACCCGCAGCTGGCGGCGGGGTATGTCCGCAACGTGCAGGCGGCCCTGACGGCGCTCGACCCCGCAGGCAGGGCCACCTACGCCAACAACGCGGCGGCCTACCTCCGGCAACTGCGCGCGGTGGACGCTTCGGCCCGGGCCCAGTTCGCCTCACTGCCGGCGCCCAGACGCAAGATCGTGACCAACCACGACTCGCTGGCCTCGTTCGCTGCCCGTTACGGCCTGGAAGTGGTCGGCGCGGTGATTCCCGGTCTGAGCACCGAGCGCGAGCCGAGTGCCCGCGAACTCGCGGAACTGGCCCGCACGGTCAAGAGGAGCGGCGCGAGGGTGATCTTCACCGAGAACACCACCGGCGCGCGCCTCGCCCAGACGCTCGCCCGGGAGACCGGCGCGAAGATCGCTCCCCCGCTCTACACCGACTCGCTGGGGCCGAAAGGCAGCGCGGGGGAGAGCTACCTCAAGGCGCTGCGACACAACGTGGAAACGGTGGTGGCTGCACTGAAGTAG
- a CDS encoding DUF4357 domain-containing protein — protein MPFSEVQGAVQAIQRWLDEPPGEAFVRQCIVLRLLQAAGFDIWNPDEVHPEETNVTGNRADFLIRRGRGRFALELKGMGTSLQARDYQQALNYAVSVGTRWAIVTNGRVWLVLDERRDGDWEAKIALRVEMGQEGDTFASDLAALLDPAVWERDHFAQAVEGVQQRQQQRKDEARIRRDKKPIVEEIRQFYGISTFELAADAASKMGRITEAERDVLLGKGASAPQPDPPEAITFSYAPAGARATALFFPSLSLWIVKAGSTARREVKAYAAAIGRRREKLLQAGILVDDGRVLTYQRDVEYRTPSAAAGDVAGGSKNGWDVWHDTLGRPAQHHRSE, from the coding sequence ATGCCGTTCTCCGAAGTGCAGGGCGCCGTGCAGGCCATTCAGCGGTGGTTGGATGAGCCTCCCGGTGAGGCGTTCGTGCGGCAATGCATCGTGCTCCGTCTGCTTCAGGCTGCCGGCTTCGATATCTGGAATCCGGATGAAGTCCACCCCGAGGAAACCAACGTTACAGGCAACCGGGCCGACTTTCTGATCAGGCGTGGCCGGGGCCGCTTTGCCCTTGAACTGAAGGGCATGGGCACCTCGCTCCAGGCGCGGGACTATCAGCAGGCCCTGAACTACGCGGTTAGCGTAGGCACCCGCTGGGCCATCGTGACCAACGGGCGGGTCTGGCTGGTTCTCGATGAGCGGCGCGACGGAGACTGGGAAGCCAAGATCGCGCTGCGGGTGGAGATGGGCCAGGAAGGAGACACCTTTGCCAGCGACCTCGCGGCGCTGCTGGACCCCGCAGTCTGGGAGCGGGACCACTTCGCGCAGGCAGTGGAAGGCGTTCAGCAACGTCAGCAACAGCGCAAGGACGAGGCCCGGATAAGGCGGGACAAGAAGCCCATCGTCGAGGAGATCAGGCAGTTTTACGGCATCTCTACATTTGAGCTGGCCGCCGACGCCGCAAGCAAGATGGGCCGCATCACGGAAGCTGAGAGAGACGTGCTGTTGGGGAAAGGCGCCTCAGCTCCGCAACCGGATCCCCCGGAGGCGATCACCTTCAGCTATGCCCCTGCGGGAGCGCGTGCGACCGCACTTTTTTTTCCGTCGCTCAGCCTCTGGATCGTGAAGGCCGGCAGCACCGCCCGCCGCGAAGTCAAGGCCTACGCCGCAGCTATCGGTAGGCGCCGTGAGAAGCTCTTGCAGGCTGGGATCCTCGTGGACGATGGGCGAGTGCTGACTTATCAGCGTGACGTGGAGTACAGGACGCCCAGTGCCGCCGCCGGTGACGTTGCGGGCGGCTCCAAGAATGGTTGGGACGTCTGGCACGACACTTTGGGCCGCCCCGCCCAGCATCACCGGTCTGAATAG
- the rpmB gene encoding 50S ribosomal protein L28 — MSRECYLTGKKNLVVNSVIRRGKARAAGGVGRKTTGITKRVQRANLQKKTIRENGETKVVWLSANAIRTLAKGAYKGVELV; from the coding sequence ATGAGCCGTGAATGCTACCTGACTGGAAAGAAGAACCTCGTCGTCAACTCTGTGATTCGCCGTGGTAAGGCGCGCGCCGCCGGCGGCGTCGGTCGCAAGACCACCGGCATCACCAAGCGCGTGCAGCGTGCCAACCTTCAGAAGAAGACCATCCGTGAAAACGGCGAGACCAAGGTCGTCTGGCTGAGCGCCAACGCGATCCGTACCCTCGCCAAGGGCGCCTACAAGGGCGTCGAACTCGTCTGA
- a CDS encoding DUF512 domain-containing protein: MTAAETLNDQIFPAPIKTVEPGSPAEAAGVRPGDLLLRVNGEAVTDVLAYRHQLSRGRATLEIARPHEAPRVMTGVQGVAQDHHRLMLSAPPSLDDTFTFTVEWEDPGLDFEEVLFDGIKKCANKCDFCYVHQMPRGFRKSLYIMDDDYRLSFLYGSFVTLTNLTEGDINRILDEHLSPLYVSVHTANQDLRQDLMKWWKLKVKDPQAVQIRGMIERLEAIDLYTQIVLVPGRNDGEHLDDTVEYLSSRSNVISAAVVPIGLTGHRKNLPDVRTFTREDAQDTLARLNVWRRKFLTERGTRFVFPSDELYLLAGEPLPTEEEYEGFPMLENGVGMIRDFLTEGLPELPAALPAPRRVILGTGLLFAESLDRAVEPLRQIGGLEIEVRAVENKTFGRVTTVAGLLTGRCFRHAVEPGEADLLIVPPTTLRYGTELMLDDVSLSDLRAELRMDVRAGGATLGELARVILEGAQSSGHQWGMSAHAVKDAGREAPLEVEVAEQTMRARA, encoded by the coding sequence ATGACGGCAGCCGAGACCTTGAACGACCAGATTTTTCCCGCGCCCATCAAGACCGTGGAGCCGGGCAGCCCCGCCGAGGCGGCCGGGGTGCGCCCCGGCGACCTGCTGCTGCGCGTGAACGGCGAGGCCGTCACCGACGTGCTGGCCTACCGCCACCAGCTCTCGCGCGGGCGGGCGACCCTGGAGATTGCCCGCCCCCACGAGGCCCCGCGCGTGATGACCGGCGTGCAGGGCGTCGCGCAGGACCACCACCGCCTGATGCTGAGCGCGCCGCCGAGCCTGGACGATACGTTCACCTTCACGGTCGAGTGGGAGGACCCGGGACTCGACTTCGAGGAGGTGCTGTTCGACGGCATCAAGAAGTGCGCCAACAAGTGCGACTTCTGCTACGTCCACCAGATGCCGCGCGGCTTTCGCAAGAGCCTCTACATCATGGACGATGACTACCGCCTATCGTTCCTGTACGGCTCCTTCGTCACGTTGACCAACCTCACCGAAGGCGACATCAACCGGATTCTCGACGAGCACCTCTCACCGCTCTACGTGTCGGTGCACACGGCGAATCAGGACTTGCGCCAGGACCTGATGAAGTGGTGGAAGCTCAAGGTGAAGGACCCGCAGGCCGTGCAGATTCGCGGCATGATCGAGCGGCTCGAAGCCATCGACCTCTACACCCAGATCGTGCTCGTGCCGGGGCGCAACGACGGCGAGCATCTTGACGACACGGTGGAGTACCTCAGCAGTCGCTCCAACGTGATCTCGGCGGCGGTGGTGCCCATCGGCCTGACCGGGCACCGCAAGAACCTGCCCGACGTGCGGACCTTCACCCGCGAGGACGCCCAGGACACCCTGGCCCGCCTGAACGTGTGGCGGCGCAAGTTTCTCACGGAGCGCGGCACCCGCTTCGTCTTTCCCTCTGACGAGCTGTACCTGCTCGCCGGAGAGCCGCTTCCCACCGAGGAGGAATACGAGGGCTTTCCCATGCTGGAAAACGGCGTGGGCATGATTCGCGACTTTCTGACCGAAGGGCTGCCCGAGCTGCCCGCCGCGCTGCCGGCCCCCCGCCGGGTGATTCTGGGGACGGGGCTGCTGTTTGCGGAGTCGCTCGACCGCGCGGTGGAGCCGCTGCGGCAGATCGGGGGCCTGGAGATCGAAGTCCGCGCTGTGGAGAACAAGACCTTCGGGCGCGTGACCACCGTGGCGGGGCTGCTGACGGGCCGCTGCTTCCGTCACGCGGTCGAGCCCGGCGAGGCCGATCTCCTGATCGTGCCGCCGACCACCCTGCGCTACGGCACCGAGCTGATGCTCGACGACGTGAGCCTCTCGGATCTGCGCGCCGAACTGCGGATGGACGTGCGCGCGGGCGGCGCCACCCTGGGCGAACTCGCCCGGGTGATCCTGGAGGGCGCCCAGAGCAGCGGCCACCAGTGGGGCATGTCGGCCCACGCGGTCAAGGACGCGGGCCGTGAGGCCCCCCTGGAGGTCGAGGTGGCCGAGCAGACGATGCGCGCGCGGGCCTGA